The following are from one region of the Microbacterium sp. BK668 genome:
- a CDS encoding Gfo/Idh/MocA family oxidoreductase, whose protein sequence is MSELRIGILGAGGIAERAMVEPSREVEGVRVVAIGARDPGRAHAFAERVDLPKHGDYQAILSDPDIDLVYLALPPITHAEWGVRALEAGKHVLCEKPLSVNGTTAAAIADAAEATRRRAFVGFHYRLHGFTQRLIEVISSGVLGDVRRVDIDFSIPHFVVKPGNIRLDGDLGGGAVMDVGCYAVDLLRAAWGEPVVESATAARYDADPRIDLRTDAVLRLPSGAPAHVRASFIGDDEGAMSLRVDGTRARLEATSVIVPQWGATLRVTEGDEVLVEEKAAEGENSYARQLEHLVAVLKDGSPSILDAERGVGTMRIVDDIYRAAGLEPR, encoded by the coding sequence ATGTCCGAGTTGAGGATCGGCATCCTGGGTGCCGGCGGTATCGCAGAGCGCGCGATGGTGGAGCCGTCGCGCGAGGTCGAGGGCGTCCGCGTCGTCGCGATCGGCGCTCGTGACCCCGGACGTGCGCATGCCTTCGCCGAGCGGGTCGATCTGCCGAAGCACGGCGACTACCAGGCGATCCTGTCCGACCCCGACATCGATCTGGTCTACCTCGCGCTGCCACCGATCACGCACGCCGAGTGGGGCGTGCGCGCACTCGAGGCGGGCAAGCATGTCCTGTGCGAGAAGCCCCTGTCGGTCAACGGCACGACGGCGGCGGCCATCGCCGATGCCGCTGAGGCGACGCGACGCCGGGCGTTCGTCGGCTTCCACTACCGGCTGCACGGCTTCACGCAGCGACTGATCGAGGTGATCTCCTCGGGCGTGCTCGGCGACGTCCGGCGCGTGGACATCGACTTCAGCATCCCGCACTTCGTCGTGAAGCCCGGGAACATCCGACTCGACGGCGACCTGGGGGGCGGAGCGGTGATGGATGTCGGATGCTACGCGGTCGACCTTCTGCGGGCCGCATGGGGCGAGCCCGTCGTCGAGTCGGCGACCGCCGCGCGCTACGACGCCGATCCCAGGATCGATCTGCGGACGGATGCCGTGCTGCGCCTGCCCTCGGGAGCGCCCGCGCACGTGCGGGCATCCTTCATCGGCGACGACGAGGGCGCTATGTCACTGCGGGTCGACGGGACGCGTGCCCGCCTCGAGGCCACGAGCGTCATCGTGCCCCAATGGGGAGCGACGCTGCGGGTCACGGAGGGGGACGAGGTCCTCGTGGAGGAGAAGGCTGCCGAGGGCGAGAACAGCTACGCGCGCCAGCTGGAGCACCTCGTCGCCGTCCTGAAGGACGGCTCCCCGAGCATCCTCGACGCCGAGCGCGGCGTCGGCACGATGCGCATCGTCGACGACATCTACCGCGCGGCCGGCCTCGAGCCACGCTGA
- a CDS encoding ThuA domain-containing protein, whose translation MTDVLNALILSGHMTREHDNEHRSFRLHNQWITTLLEDTGRFKVRVIEDPRGLGAEITDKYDVLIVVFEGRDGFFEKAVGFGAETDAAILRFVHDHGRGIVWFHGSAAQEDRWGYPEEYNVMRGAKLSAYETGLRPRPWGEAQLDTVEPRHPITEGISARWTVTGDDILTGVDLYQGAHVLLTTFDDLEAYEKAPMWPMSHYPVEIPEGGIAELNGMNTDQPIAWINEYGEGRSFTITIGHDIDTFRRIEFIRMFPRGVEWAATGEVTLEGPDRRGERRFLPWPYYNREG comes from the coding sequence ATGACCGACGTCCTGAACGCGCTGATCCTCTCCGGGCACATGACCCGCGAGCACGACAACGAGCACCGCAGCTTCCGCCTGCACAACCAATGGATCACGACGCTGCTGGAAGACACCGGACGCTTCAAGGTCCGGGTCATCGAGGACCCGCGGGGCCTGGGCGCCGAGATCACCGACAAGTACGACGTGCTGATCGTCGTGTTCGAGGGACGGGACGGGTTCTTCGAGAAGGCCGTCGGCTTCGGAGCGGAGACGGATGCCGCGATCCTGCGGTTCGTGCACGACCACGGCAGGGGCATCGTGTGGTTCCACGGGTCGGCGGCCCAGGAGGACCGTTGGGGCTATCCCGAGGAGTACAACGTCATGCGCGGCGCGAAGCTCAGCGCCTACGAGACCGGCCTCCGCCCGCGGCCGTGGGGCGAGGCGCAGCTCGACACGGTGGAGCCGCGGCATCCCATCACCGAAGGGATCAGCGCCCGCTGGACCGTGACCGGCGACGACATCCTGACGGGCGTCGACCTCTACCAGGGCGCGCACGTCCTGCTCACGACGTTCGACGACCTCGAGGCCTACGAGAAGGCGCCCATGTGGCCGATGTCGCACTACCCGGTGGAGATCCCCGAGGGCGGCATCGCCGAGCTCAACGGCATGAACACCGACCAGCCCATCGCGTGGATCAACGAGTACGGCGAAGGGCGGTCGTTCACCATCACGATCGGTCACGACATCGACACGTTCCGGCGCATCGAGTTCATCCGGATGTTCCCGCGCGGCGTCGAGTGGGCCGCCACGGGCGAGGTGACGCTCGAGGGCCCCGACCGCCGCGGCGAGCGGCGCTTCCTGCCTTGGCCGTACTACAACCGGGAGGGATGA
- a CDS encoding sugar phosphate isomerase/epimerase family protein — protein sequence MPRPITLFTGQWADLPFEEVARLAGEWGYDGLEIACWGDHIDVSRWDDEAYVQSRRDILERNGLKVWAISNHLTGQAVCDDPIDVRHRDILPARVWGDGEAEGVRQRAAEDMKNTARFAAKLGVKTVNGFTGSSIWKAVAMFPPASDEWIDAGYQDFADRWNPILDVFEEEGVRFGLEVHPSEIAYDYWTAKRMLEAIGHRASFGLNFDPSHFMWQQLDPVAFVLDFADHIFHVHVKESITNLDGRNGVLGSHLPWANPRRGWTFVSTGHGAVPWEPLFRALNAIGYDGPTSVEWEDAGMDRLDGAPEALAFVRKLNAITPPAAAFDAAFSTKTD from the coding sequence ATGCCTCGTCCGATCACCCTCTTCACGGGCCAGTGGGCCGACCTGCCCTTCGAGGAGGTTGCACGCCTCGCCGGCGAGTGGGGCTACGACGGCCTCGAGATCGCCTGCTGGGGCGACCACATCGACGTGTCGCGATGGGACGACGAGGCCTACGTGCAATCCCGCCGCGACATCCTCGAGCGCAACGGCCTCAAGGTCTGGGCGATCTCCAACCACCTCACGGGTCAGGCCGTGTGCGACGACCCGATCGACGTCCGCCACAGGGACATCCTCCCCGCCCGCGTGTGGGGCGACGGCGAGGCGGAGGGTGTGCGGCAGCGCGCGGCCGAGGACATGAAGAACACCGCGCGCTTCGCCGCGAAGCTCGGTGTGAAGACGGTCAACGGCTTCACGGGCTCGTCGATCTGGAAGGCGGTCGCGATGTTCCCGCCGGCCTCCGACGAGTGGATCGACGCCGGATACCAGGACTTCGCGGACCGCTGGAACCCGATCCTCGACGTCTTCGAGGAGGAGGGCGTGCGCTTCGGGCTCGAGGTGCATCCGTCCGAGATCGCCTACGACTACTGGACCGCCAAGCGCATGCTCGAGGCGATCGGGCACCGTGCCTCGTTCGGCCTCAACTTCGACCCCTCGCACTTCATGTGGCAGCAGCTGGACCCGGTCGCGTTCGTGCTCGACTTCGCCGACCACATCTTCCACGTGCACGTGAAGGAGTCGATCACCAACCTGGACGGACGAAACGGCGTGCTCGGCTCGCACCTGCCGTGGGCCAACCCCCGTCGCGGATGGACGTTCGTCTCGACCGGCCACGGCGCCGTGCCGTGGGAGCCGCTGTTCCGCGCGCTGAACGCGATCGGCTACGACGGCCCGACCTCGGTCGAGTGGGAGGACGCCGGCATGGACCGCCTCGACGGCGCGCCCGAGGCTCTCGCCTTCGTCCGCAAGCTCAACGCGATCACCCCGCCTGCCGCGGCCTTCGACGCTGCGTTCTCGACCAAGACCGACTGA